From Euwallacea similis isolate ESF13 chromosome 14, ESF131.1, whole genome shotgun sequence, one genomic window encodes:
- the LOC136413498 gene encoding eukaryotic translation initiation factor 2-alpha kinase 1-like — translation MPYPNKAAFGKLGEPLSKTEASDEDEDTSRSTSLTVAKRPFRSTRVSLLIEALVKNLISMYEPDRRRIAHAYKKICRRLFQMGLIDESWQMTELEGARVQFEHVMFQLFSEGITSSPASPIIIQGAYYTSQYRREFDEYQKIGGGAFGKVFRVKHKLDGTEYAVKKIPIRSERIDSVKKYLSEVKTFAILNHPNIVQYKAAWLELGAPTDIKAITHTSWDSAQLNKLIPSNSNTDHNILKHRDSSSSPELPNGSSDKSSSSTSSTSNNNGRVRIPKQQTGRVKLTPVETELFLPNHISESSLTCTKPHENSSNFEVAFENSSTNNQSLSKVDKSTKNVSPTENPIILSPAVTHRNDSKPKILWATLYIQMALCHGTLGQWLRRRNESFNADVAVTSNGAEALRTKAIRQILIQILRGLKYIHSKGIVHHDIKPSNIFVSNEGGSLLVQVGDFGLACPLQASSHEFARGTPLYAAPEQLAGRCDPKSDMYSLGIVLFELLEDFSTEMERTKKISELRSRRDLPVPSELSLSNLVSALVRHSPGERPDAATLLTVLENITNASPPDLEALERRLREKDLEIERLRALLRKHGVKEV, via the exons ATGCCCTACCCTAATAAGGCAGCCTTTGGGAAATTAGGAGAGCCTTTGTCTAAAACTGAGGCCAGTGATGAGGATGAGGATACAAGCCGGTCTACTTCACTCACAGTGGCAAAAAGACCCTTTAGGTCAACACGAGTTAGTTTACTAATTGAAGCCCTTGtgaagaatttaatttctatgtATGAACCAGACCGAAGG aggaTTGCACAtgcctataaaaaaatatgtcgcCGTTTATTCCAAATGGGACTAATCGACGAGAGCTGGCAAATGACCGAGTTAGAAGGTGCTCGTGTTCAGTTTGAACATGTTATGTTTCAATTATTCAGCGAAGGCATTACGAGTAGTCCTGCGTCTCCCATAATTATACAGGGAGCATATTATACCTCCCAATACAGAAGAGAATTTGATGAGTATCAAAAAATAGGAGGGGGTGCTTTCGGAAAG GTGTTTCGCGTAAAACATAAACTTGACGGAACTGAATATGCAGTTAAGAAAATTCCAATCCGCTCCGAGAGAATAGATTCGGtgaaaaaatatctgtctGAAGTGAAAACTTTCGCCATTTTGAACCATCCTAATATAGTCCAGTATAAAGCCGCTTGGCTCGAGTTGGGAGCACCCACAGATATTAAAGCAATCACCCATACTTCATGGGATTCAGCACAACTCAACAAACTCATTCCTAGCAATTCCAATACGGATCATAATATCTTGAAACATAGAGATTCATCTTCTAGTCCTGAACTGCCAAACGGTAGTAGTGATAAATCTAGCTCAAGCACTAGCAGTACTTCTAATAACAATGGCag ggTGCGAATTCCTAAGCAACAAACTGGTCGAGTTAAATTAACTCCAGTAGAGACTGAACTTTTTCTGCCAAATCATATCTCTGAGAGTTCTTTAACTTGCACAAAACCTCATGAAAATAGTTCCAATTTTGAAGTAGCATTTGAAAACAGTAGCACAAATAATCAGTCATTATCAAAAGTGGATAA GTCTACTAAGAATGTTTCTCCCACGGAAAACCCTATAATTTTATCCCCTGCTGTTACCCATCGAAATGATTCTAAACCCAAAATCCTTTgggccactctgtatatccAAATGGCCCTGTGCCATGGCACTCTAGGCCAGTGGTTGAGGAGAAGAAATGAGTCATTCAATGCCGATGTGGCAGTAACATCCAATGGGGCCGAAGCTTTAAGAACCAAGGCAATTCGACAaatacttattcaaattttaaggg GTCTCAAATACATTCATTCTAAAGGGATAGTCCATCATGATATTAAACCTAGCAATATATTTGTATCAAATGAGGGGGGCTCTTTATTAGTTCAAGTAGGCGATTTTGGTCTTGCGTGTCCTCTTCAAGCTTCTAGTCATGAATTTGCTCGAGGAACCCCGTTGTACGCTGCTCCAGAGCAATTGGCAGGGCGTTGCGATCCTAAA agTGACATGTATTCATTGGGCATAGTCCTGTTTGAGCTCCTCGAGGATTTTAGTACCGAGATggaaagaactaaaaaaatttcagaactTCGCAGTCGCAGAGATCTGCCGGTTCCTTCTGAATTGTCACTCTCAAACTTAGTTTCCGCTTTAGTGAGACATTCCCCAGGTGAGCGACCCGACGCAGCAACTTTACTCACAGTTTTGGAGAATATTACGAATGCATCCCCACCTGATCTGGAAGCTTTGGAGCGGCGTTTGCGAGAAAAGGATTTGGAGATCGAGAGGCTTAGAGCGTTATTAAGGAAACACGGGGTGAAGGAAGTTTGA
- the LOC136413423 gene encoding gastrula zinc finger protein XlCGF26.1-like, translated as MAQLQSDIRYKDLAQLCRTCLSRQSLIPLAKCTLQSGVSIQEILRIFIPSVDIENTDLPQQICSLCVTLLTNFHIFKTTCSDNETFFKTLIQEHHIKPDSPINENDSYLKSDCASIDDDDLPLIKRFKKTEKRIKQKMRVRQKGERSLKVSGDNSNYTCPHCNKSFPYKYKLVMHARVHTKEKPFKCDKCDLKFSLNGNLKRHKMIHTGERPHVCPVCGKGFIQVTSLRIHTQSHKVDKELHRFTCKVCERVFVRDKAFKVHMKKLHPTTLEGSNSDIESSKLEFKCDICGNAFAKLVLLKRHETRHGEKKFLCSDCGKGFVRKADLQSHIKVHTGEKPHSCAICNKTFAHSGSLVTHSLQHKGQKLFQCQTCAKSFSQVSHLKVHQRTHSGERPYSCSYCEKNFSLKSNLTVHIRTHTGETPFLCNVCGKGFYDSSSMKKHKNTHVSALEKQ; from the exons ATGGCACAACTTCAGAGCGATATAAGATACAAAGATTTAGCCCAACTTTGCCGTACATGCCTGTCTCGACAGTCCTTGATTCCCCTAGCAAAATGTACCCTGCAGAGTGGTGTTtcaattcaagaaattttgaggattttcATCCCTTCAGTG GATATCGAAAATACTGACTTACCACAGCAAATATGTTCCCTATGTGTTACCCTATTaacaaatttccatattttcaaaaccacTTGTAGTGacaatgaaacatttttcaaaactttaatcCAAGAGCATCACATAAAGCCTGACTCACCTATCAATGAGAATGATTCTTATCTTAAATCAGATTGTGCTTCAATAGATGATGATGATTTGCCCTTAATAAAAAGATTTAAGAAAACTGAAAAGcgaataaaacagaaaatgcgaGTAAGACAAAAAGGTGAAAGAAGCTTGAAAGTAAGTGGTGACAATAGTAACTACACCTGCCCACATTGCAACAAATCATTCCCATATAAATACAAACTAGTTATGCATGCTAGGGTGCATACTAAagaaaaacctttcaaatgtGATAAATGTGATCTTAAATTTAGTCTTAATGGCAATCTAAAGAGACACAAAATGATCCATACTGGGGAAAGACCTCACGTTTGCCCCGTTTGTggaaaag GGTTTATTCAAGTCACATCATTACGCATTCACACGCAAAGCCACAAAGTAGATAAAGAATTGCATAGGTTTACTTGCAAGGTTTGTGAAAGGGTGTTTGTCAGAGATAAAGCGTTTAAAGTGCACATGAAGAAACTCCATCCCACAACTTTAGAAGGTTCTAATTCAGATATCGAATCATCCAAATTGGAGTTCAAATGTGATATTTGCGGCAACGCGTTTGCGAAACTAGTCCTTTTGAAGCGGCACGAGACTCGACATGgagaaaagaagtttttgtgCAGCGATTGCGGCAAGGGATTCGTGAGGAAAGCCGATCTTCAATCACATATTAAG GTCCATACTGGTGAAAAACCGCATAGTTGCGCTATATGCAACAAGACTTTTGCACATAGCGGATCATTAGTCACTCACAGCTTGCAACATAAAGggcaaaaattgtttcaatgcCAGACATGTGCAAAATCGTTTTCTCAGGTGTCGCATCTTAAGGTTCATCAGAGGACACACAGTGGAGAAAG GCCGTATTCGTGCTCATATTGTGAGAaaaatttttccttgaaatCCAATCTTACAGTTCATATTAGAACTCATACAGGAGAGACGCCGTTTCTGTGCAATGTGTGCGGAAAAGGATTTTATGATTCGAGTAGTATGAAGAAACATAAGAACACACATGTTAGTGCCTTGGAGAAGCAGTAA
- the LOC136413424 gene encoding putative acyl-CoA-binding protein yields MSLDERFNKAAEDVKKLKSKPSDNDLLELYALFKQATVGDVNTARPGMLDLKGKAKWDAWNERKGLSQNDAKEKYITKVESLISTLGVA; encoded by the exons ATGTCGCTTGACGAG AGATTCAACAAGGCTGCCGAGGATGTCAAGAAGCTAAAGTCAAAACCTTCAGATAACGACCTCTTGGAACTTTATGCCCTCTTTAAGCAAGCAACTGTCGGTGATGTAAATACtg CCCGTCCAGGAATGCTTGATCTGAAAGGTAAGGCCAAATGGGACGCGTGGAACGAGCGAAAGGGGCTTTCCCAAAACGATGCCAAGGAAAAATACATTACAAAAGTAGAATCCCTGATAAGCACGCTGGGTGTTGCATAA